Genomic window (Fundidesulfovibrio soli):
GGCCGCCAGGAGATGATGAGCGCGGTGGGCTTCATCGGCAAGGAAGTGAAGGCCTCGGGCGACACGCTCTCCAAGTCCGGCACCAGCGTCAGCAAGCTTTACTACACCATCCCGGGCGACGCGGCCTCGGTGACCATCAACGTCATGGACGCCAACGGCAACATCATCCGCAGCGCGCCCCTGGGCGCGCAGACCGCGGGCGAGCACGCCTACAGCTGGGACGGCAAGGATTACAACGGCAAGACCGTGGACGACGGCTACTACTCGATCGGCGTCACCACGGCCAAGGTGGACGGCACGTCCATGATGGTGAGCACCTGCGTGACGGGCATCGTCAGCGGCGTCACCACGGACACTTCCGGCCAGTACGTCCTCTCCACGACGGACGGCAGGCAGGTGCCTTTCTCGGACATCAAGGGAATCGTCACTCCCGCGGCCTCGGCGTCGTAACGGGCAGAATTTTCCGGCAGCAGATTTCGGAGGTGGAATATGGGTCTCTCGACTTCAATGTGGGCGGGCGTCACCGGCCTCATGGCCCACGGCGAGAAGATGGGCGTCGTCGGCAACAACCTGGCCAACGTGAACACGGTGGGCTTCAAGTCCCAGCGCATGGACTTTGAGGACCTGGTCTACGCCAGCATCGGCACGGGCGTGGGCTCGAGCCAGCTGGGCCAGGGCGTGCGCCCCGAGGCCATCCTGGGCGACTTCTCCCAGGGCGGCTTCGAGACCTCCAACGAGGTCACGGACATGGCCGTCTCCGGCCAGGGCTTCTTCACCGTGCGCGACCGCAACAACCAGGCCACCTACTACACCCGCGCCGGCAACTTCCGCTTCGACCAGAACGGCTTCCTGACCGACCCCAACCACTACACCGTGCAGGGCTGGCAGGTGGACGCCCTGAACCTCCGCGCGGAGCGGGCCAACGGGCAGACCGTGACCAAGATCCCCACCAGGGGCTCCATCACCGACGTCCGCCTGGACACCCTGGCCCTGGCCGCCCAGCCCACGGACAACGTCACCGTGGTCACCAACCTGGACCCGCGCACCGGCAGCAAGTCCACCAGCACGACGGACCCGGCCTTCTCGCTGTTCCAGAACTACCGCTTCAACCCGACCCGCCCGCAGGACTCCCCCCTGCCGGACACCGCCTTCGGGTTCCAGACCACCATCAAGGTCTACGACCAGCGCGGCGGCTCCCACAACCTCACGGTCTACTACGACAAGATCTCCGACGTGAACGGCAAGGAGTACTGGGAGTACATGGTCTGCACGGACCCCACCGCCGACGGCCGCACCTTCGACGTCAACGGCGTGCCCGTGAACATGGCCTCCGACGCCCACGCGGGCGTGCTGATGATCGGCACCATGACCTTCTCCGACTCGGGCGCCCTGGAGAACCAGACCGCCTTCACGCTCAACGCCGGCGCGATCACCGGCAGCGTCAGCGACCTTTCCAACTGGACCCAGGCCCGCATCTCCGGCTCGGGCTACCCGGTGTTCACGGCCAACTTCCGAAGCGTCTCGGGGGCCAGCGTCACCACCGCCTCCAACGCGGTGAGCATGTCGCTGAACTTCGGCATCCGCAGCGCCTCCACCCAGTGGAACGCCACCGCGGCCACGGACGCCTCGCAGATCGGCTACAACTTCCTCACGAACTCGCCCCTGCTGCAAGGCTTCGTGCCCTCCACGCTCACCCGCAACAACCTCGCCACCACCAACTACGAGGCCTCGTCCTCCAACCTGTACCTCTCGCAGAACGGTTACCCGCCGGGAACCCTGCAGAGCATCAGCGTGGACAGCGACGGCGTGCTCTCGGGCCACTTCTCCAACGGCCAGGTGCAGGAGCTCTACGTGATCGCGCTCACGGACTTCTCCAGCCCCTGGGGCCTCAAGCGCGAGGGCTCCAACCTGTTCGCCCAGACGCGCGAGTCGGGCGACGCGGTGACGGGCAGGGCCAACACGGGCCGCCTGGGCTCCGTCGCCAGCAACTCGCTGGAAACCTCCAACGTGGACATGGCCCGTGAAATGGTCCAGATGATCCAGACCCAGCGCGGCTTCCAGGCCAACTCCAAGATCATCACCACCGCGGACTCCATGCTCTCGGAAGTCATCCAGCTCAAGCGCTAGTCCGGGTAGGCAGAAAATGCAGGCCCCCCTTCCGGCAGGACCGGAAGGGGGGCTTTGTCGTCTGACCAGCCGGCCCGCGAGGTTTGCCCGGCTCCTCAGGCCGCCTGTCAGGCGTCCAGGGGGCGCGGAGCCGTGCGGGCTCTTGAAGGGCGGCGCTTTATGCCCTAGGCTCCCGGAATGACTTCCGACCCCGCCGGGTCCGGCTCCACAGGCTCCGGCCCTGTCCAACCTTCCGCGCCCCACGGCTGGGGACCAGGCTCACTTTCCGGCCTCGTCCTGCTTCTGGCGGCCCTTGCCGCCGGGCTGTTCACCCTGTTCTCTCCGGGCCGCATCCCGGGCGACCTGGGGGACAGCCGCTTCAACATGTACATCCTGGAGCACGGCTGGCGCTGGCTC
Coding sequences:
- a CDS encoding flagellar hook assembly protein FlgD codes for the protein MSTSAVSATGSSLTKAAGSSKQLGKQDFLNLLVKQLQYQDPLNPMDDKDFVAQLAQFSSLEQLTNISTGIEGLIQAQGRQEMMSAVGFIGKEVKASGDTLSKSGTSVSKLYYTIPGDAASVTINVMDANGNIIRSAPLGAQTAGEHAYSWDGKDYNGKTVDDGYYSIGVTTAKVDGTSMMVSTCVTGIVSGVTTDTSGQYVLSTTDGRQVPFSDIKGIVTPAASAS
- a CDS encoding flagellar hook protein FlgE, whose product is MGLSTSMWAGVTGLMAHGEKMGVVGNNLANVNTVGFKSQRMDFEDLVYASIGTGVGSSQLGQGVRPEAILGDFSQGGFETSNEVTDMAVSGQGFFTVRDRNNQATYYTRAGNFRFDQNGFLTDPNHYTVQGWQVDALNLRAERANGQTVTKIPTRGSITDVRLDTLALAAQPTDNVTVVTNLDPRTGSKSTSTTDPAFSLFQNYRFNPTRPQDSPLPDTAFGFQTTIKVYDQRGGSHNLTVYYDKISDVNGKEYWEYMVCTDPTADGRTFDVNGVPVNMASDAHAGVLMIGTMTFSDSGALENQTAFTLNAGAITGSVSDLSNWTQARISGSGYPVFTANFRSVSGASVTTASNAVSMSLNFGIRSASTQWNATAATDASQIGYNFLTNSPLLQGFVPSTLTRNNLATTNYEASSSNLYLSQNGYPPGTLQSISVDSDGVLSGHFSNGQVQELYVIALTDFSSPWGLKREGSNLFAQTRESGDAVTGRANTGRLGSVASNSLETSNVDMAREMVQMIQTQRGFQANSKIITTADSMLSEVIQLKR